A region of the Myxococcus stipitatus DSM 14675 genome:
GAATGACTCACGAGGCGCTTTCATGGCGGCCCCTGGCGACTTAAGACAGCGGTCATGTCCTCGTCCTTCCTCCAACTCCTGGCCAAGACACATCCGTGGGGCCTCGTGCTCCTGTTCGTCCTGGGGTTCGCGTTGATCTCTCGCGCGGTGTCGTGGGTGAGTGGCTGGAATGGCCTCGCCAGGCAGTTCCGCGCGGACGGGCCCGCCCCGAGCAACCTGCGGAACTTCACCTCGGGGAGGATTGGCTGGCTCGACTACAACAACTGTCTCGCGGTGGGCGGCGATGCCCAGGGGCTCTACCTGGTGCCGAACCTGGTCTTCCGCCTCTTCCATCCCCCGTTGAGAATCCCCTGGTCTGAGATTCATGACCGGGAGCTCACGTCGTTCTTCTTCGTGAAGCTCGACAGTTTCCGGGCGGGGGAGCACTCCACCCGGATTCGGCTCCGGGCGGGTGTGACAGAATCCTTCGACTTCTACCTGCCCCCCGCGAACTGATGGAAACGCTCGACATCACCTTCGACGCCCGACACGACCTGACAGGCGAGGTGGGCTCCGTGAAGTGCGGCCTCTGCGAAAAGGCCGCGCGGGGTCGGATGCTGGACTCCGGGGCACTGACTCGGGGCTTTGCCTGGGATTGCCCGTGTGGAGCATCGGGGGTCCATGCTCGACTGCATGACATGGATGAGCTGTACCGGGACATCCTCGAGGTCTGGGGATTGGAGCCTCGAGACCCGGACCTCTCGCCACCGACTCCGGTGGGCGAGTCCGGATTCCTGTCCGCGGTGTATGTGGACGGGCCCGCGCTGCTCCGAGACCTGTTCGCGGAGGCTCGGGGTCAAGGCGCGCAGGTGGCCTCCACCGAGGTCGAGGTCCGGCTCGTGGTGCCTGGGTTTACCCCCCGAGCGTCGCTCTGGACCGTGCTCTGGGCACGCGCCCCCCGACAGGCGGAGTGAGCGCGCCCCGGGGTGACTACGCCCCCTTCAGCTCCACCGTGTTCCCCTCCGGGTCGTGGAGGTAGAACGAGAAGCCGTCGCCATTCGCGCCATACCGGTCTCCAGGCGCGAACGGGGTCGCCCCATGCGTGGCCAGGTGCGCACGAATCGCCGCCTCGTCGAACGGCTGCACCGTGATGCAGAAGTGGTCGACATTGCGCCCCTCCCGCCCCGGGCCCGCTCCGCCCGCGCTCCCCAGCTTCCCATCCAGGGAGATGAGGTCGATCATCGCGGACCCCGCTCGCATGTGGGTCATCCCGAGGCGGGGCACTTCCTTGTCGACGGTGCAGCCCAGGGCGTCCCGATAGAACGCGACCATGCGCTCCAGGTCCGCGACGCGAAGGACGAGGTGGTCGACAGTGACTGGCTGAAAGGGACGAGCGCTCATCTTCAGGACTCCTGGCAGGAAACTGCCCCTGGAGACACTGGAGCGCGAAGACTGGCTCACTGCCTTGCCTGCCCCTCGAGCACCCAGACAAGGGGAAGGCGCCTCCTCCCGCCCGGCGCCAGACGGCTGGCGACCTCATGGCCAGAAAAGACAAAGGCCCGGAAGCGAGATAGCTTCCGGGCCTCTGAATTGGTGGAGCCGACACCCAGATTTGAACTGGGGACCTACTGATTACGAATCAGTTGCTCTACCGACTGAGCTATGTCGGCCCAAGGCGGAGCGCGAAGTACCATGGGGTTTCCGGTAGGGCAAGGTAAATTGAACCAGGCGCCTGTTTCATTCCCTTCCCGCGTGGCTTGAACACCAACGAATCAGCACCCCCACCGTGACACCGATGACACGGTGCATCCGCCGTAGCTGACACAGTGCGTTGCCATAAGTGTGCGTCATCGCTCCGTTTTTCGGAACAGGAGGCCGGCGCCACAGCGGTTGAACTCCTGTAGCGCATATGCACATAAGGGCGCCGCTATCCCCAGAGTCCCCGGCCTTTCTTTGGCTGGGACCACAAGGAGCGAGTTTAGTCATGGCCAGCGAAGAGAACTTCATGCGCGCTCCGGCACCCTCGCCGAAGCGCACCGTCTACACCGAGGCGATGGAGATCTTCCATCGGGCGGCTGACCTCATCAAGCTGGACAAGCGCGTCCGCCTTGAGCTGGAGGAGCCCGACTACGAGCACATCTTCTATGTCACGGCCAAGCTGAAGGACCGTCTGGTCCCCCTCATCCCCGAGCGCGCCAAGCAGTTCTCCGACCTGCCGGAGACCCAGGTGCGCAACAAGGAGGGCCTGGAGCTGCTGGCCAATGGCAGCATCATCCTCAATGGCCGCGCCCTGCTCGGCTCCGACGTGGCCATCCGCCAGGGCCACCTGCGCCTGCCGGACGGCAAGGTCTACCAGCTGGTCCCCGGTGAGTCCCAGCGCTTCAAGGCCTACCGCGTCCAGCACAACCAGGCCCGTGGCCCCTACAAGGGCGGCCTGCGCTACCACCGCGAAGTCTCCCTGGATCTCTTCAAGGCCCTGGCCGCGGAGATGACCTGGAAGACGGCCATCTCCGAGGTCCCCTTCGGCGGCGGCAAGGGCGGCATCCAGATCGACCCGCGCGAGTACGGCAAGGAAGAGCTGGAGGCCATCACCCTGCGCTTCATGTACCGGCTCAAGAGCCTCATCGGGCCGAACATCGACATCCCCGCCCCGGACGTGGGCACCAACCCGGAGATCATGGCGCTGCTGTACCGCCAGTTCTCCGACGGTGAGCGCGAGCGCCACAACCTGCGCGGCATCGTCACGGGCAAGGACGTGCGCATCGGCGGCTCCGAGGGCCGCGGCAAGGCCACCGGCCAGGGCGTCGCGTTCTGCATCGAGGACTACTACGCCGACCGCGGCGAGAGCGTGAAGGGCAAGACCTTCGTCATCCAGGGCTTCGGCAACGTGGGCAGCCACGCCGCCAACATCCTGGCCGGCGCGGGCGCGCGGCTGCTCGCGGTGAATGACTCCGACGGCACCATCTACAACGGTGACGGCATCGACGTGGCGGCCCTCACCGCCTACGTCCAGGACCCGAAGAACCTCAAGCGCAGCGTGCTGGGCTTCCCGGGTGCGCAGAAGATCGAGAAGAAGGACCTGTGGGACGTCCAGGCGGACATCCTGGTCCCGGCCGCGCTGGGCGGGGAAATCACCGCCGACGTCGCCGAGCGCCTCAAGGTCAAGCTCATCGCCGAGGGCGCCAACGGCCCCACCACCCCGGAGGCCGACCGCGTCCTGCAGAAGCGCGGCATCGAGCTCATCCCGGACATCATCGCCAACGCCGGCGGCGTGACGGTGAGCTACTACGAGTGGATCCAGAACAAGCGCATGGAGCGCTGGAGCGAGGCCGAGGTCGACCAGCGCCTCGAGCGCGCGATGAAGCGCAACTACCGCATCATCCGCGACATCTCCCGCAACCAGCCGCGCAAGACGGACATGCACGACAGCCGCCAGTACTGCATCGGCGAGCCCGTGGACACCCGCTGCGCCGCGATGATTCTCGCGCTCAAGCGCATCGAGGCCCACTACCTGCTCGAGGGCTTCTCGCAGTAAGCCCCTTGAACACAGCCCCCTGAAGCACCAAGGGCACGGCTCCTCCCAGCGAGGACCGTGCCCTTGTCATGTGCCGTGGGTTGCCGGGCCCAGGCCCTCCCCTCTCAGTGCATCACCCGCTCGCGGTCCACCAGGAGCAGCGGCGCGTCGTCGTGCGTCTCGTACGCCACGATTCGCAGGCCCACCCCGCGGCTGGAGCCCTCGCGCCCGTCCTTGCGGCCGAACGCCAGCGCCACCTGGTAGCGGACCTCGCACAGGCACGTCATCTCCGTGCCGTCCTCGCCCGCGAACGTCACCTTCAGCTTCTCGCCCAGCCCCACCGCGTCGCGGACCTCCACGAACATGCCCCGCGCGCTGATGTTGCGGCCGACACCCCTCATCATCCCGTCATTGGTGGAGAGGTAGACGGTGAAGACCTTGTCGAAGCGAAGGTGACTGCGACGCTCTTGCGGACGCTCGAACACGGGGGATGCCTCCCGGCAACAGGTGGTGACAGGCACACCCTACATGGTAGCCATATGTAGGCAATTTATTCACCTACATCCACCCCCACTCACCTACGAGAAGGCATCCCCGGGCCCCAGGCAGGCATGGCACCATGGAATTTCCACCGTTCCCTGGAGCCCCCTGTCTTGAGCCGCTTCCTGGTCGCCCTCGCCGCCGTCCTCCTGCCCACCCTGGCCCTGGCCGACGTGGACCCCCGCTTCGCCAAGCTGCGAGACGAGTCCGAGCCCCTGGGCGGGCTGGGCGCCTTCCTGGAGAAGTACGTGGGGGCCTGTGAGGGGGCGCTGGTGGACCCGCAGTGCAAGGCCCAGGCGGAGGCCTTCCGCAAGAAGTACCAGGGCAAGCAGCTCTACATGATTGTGACGGAGGACGACGCCAACATGCTGGCGCCGGGCCCGTACTCCCCCGCGACGGGCGAGTACACCATCAACATCACCCCGTTCTTCCCCGGGGGCCGCTACGCGATGACGCACGGCACGCCCAAGAAGACGGATGCCAACGGCAACCCGGTCATGCCCCTGCTCACCGTCACCGGCACCCTGCCGGAGGGGTGGAACATCCAGATGTTCTCGCGGATGTTCTCCATGCGCGGCGTGCGCGCGCAGGTGGTCTTCACGCCGCAGAGCGTGTGGTCCCTGCCCAAGAAGGGCGGCGGGAAGAACTACGGCGTGACGGCGCGAATCGACGGGCTGCTCGTCAGCGAGGGCCGCACGGGCGGACAGCTGGGCCTGTGGCTCAACGGCAAGGACGCCAACGCCCGCCGCTAGCAGCCGTCACTCCGGAGACTCCCTCAGCGAGAGATCGCCACGTACTGGAGGGAGTCTCCCCGCTTCACCCGGAGCAGGAGGCTGGCGCCGGAGCTGCCCTTGGCCAGGGCCGCGCGGACGCCCGCCGCGTCCTTCACCCGCTTGCGGTTGACCTCCATCACCACATCCCCCAAGCGAATCCCCGCCTCGTCCGCAGGGCTGCGAGGCACCACCGCCGCCACCAGCGCCCCGGACCAGGCCTCCTGCCCCATGGGCGAGGCCACCTCCGGCGTCAAATCCCGCAGCGTCAGCCCCAGGTCCTCGTCGCTGGGAGCGTGGCGCACCAGCCCCTCGGTCGCCTCCTGCTTGGGACGCGCGACCAGCCGCACCGACACCTCCTGCGTGACGCCCCCGCGAAGGAGCGTCAGCCGCGCCTCGGTGCCCGGCGCCAGCAGCGCCACCTTGCGGAGCAGTTGCAGGTAGGAGCCGATGGCCCGCCCGTTCACCGCCACCAGCTTGTCCCCGGAGCGGATGCCCGCGGCGTCCGCGGGGCTGTCTCGGAAGACGTCCTTCACCATGGGGGCCCGGCGCTCGCCCCTGTCCCGGTCATCGTTGATGACCACGCCCAGCCAGCCGCGCTCCAGCTTCCCGTTCTCCCTCAGGTTGGGCAGCAGGTCCTTCACCAGGTTGATGGGCACCGCGAAGCCGATGCCCTGCCCCTGGCTGATGACGGCCGTGTTCACCCCGACGACTTCGCCCTTCATGTTGAAGAGGGGCCCACCGGAGTTGCCCGGGTTGATGAGGGCGTCCGTCTGGATGAAGTCGTCGAACTGGCCCACGCCCAGCACCCGCTCCTTGGCGGAGATCATCCCGTGCGACACGGAGTGGTCCAGACCGAAGGGGTTGCCAATGGCCACCACCCAGTCTCCCACCTCCAGCCGGTCCGAGTCCCCCAGGTACAGCGCGGGCAGGTTCCCCAGGTCCGAGCCGCTCAGCCGCAGGAGCGCCACGTCCGTGGACGCATCCCGGCCGACGACCTCGGCGGAGAACTCGCGGCCGTCCGACAGGCGCACCGCGATCTTGTTCGCCCCGGACACCACGTGGCTGTTGGTGACGACCAGTCCCTCCGGCGTCAGCACGAAGCCCGAGCCCGTCGAGCGCTTCATCCCCGAGAGCCCGCTCTCCCGAGGGCTCACGGTGGTGATGTTCACGACGCCCGCCTCCACCGCGCGAATCAGCGGGGCCAGCGACGTGGGCGGCGTGAAGTTGGGCAACCCAGGCGCCCCCGCCGGCCGCTCCCGCCACAGGTCCATGGCCCCCGGGCGGCCCTCCCCCGTCCCCGAATAGGAGAACCAGGCGGCATGCTCCCGCA
Encoded here:
- a CDS encoding Glu/Leu/Phe/Val family dehydrogenase; the encoded protein is MASEENFMRAPAPSPKRTVYTEAMEIFHRAADLIKLDKRVRLELEEPDYEHIFYVTAKLKDRLVPLIPERAKQFSDLPETQVRNKEGLELLANGSIILNGRALLGSDVAIRQGHLRLPDGKVYQLVPGESQRFKAYRVQHNQARGPYKGGLRYHREVSLDLFKALAAEMTWKTAISEVPFGGGKGGIQIDPREYGKEELEAITLRFMYRLKSLIGPNIDIPAPDVGTNPEIMALLYRQFSDGERERHNLRGIVTGKDVRIGGSEGRGKATGQGVAFCIEDYYADRGESVKGKTFVIQGFGNVGSHAANILAGAGARLLAVNDSDGTIYNGDGIDVAALTAYVQDPKNLKRSVLGFPGAQKIEKKDLWDVQADILVPAALGGEITADVAERLKVKLIAEGANGPTTPEADRVLQKRGIELIPDIIANAGGVTVSYYEWIQNKRMERWSEAEVDQRLERAMKRNYRIIRDISRNQPRKTDMHDSRQYCIGEPVDTRCAAMILALKRIEAHYLLEGFSQ
- a CDS encoding VOC family protein, coding for MSARPFQPVTVDHLVLRVADLERMVAFYRDALGCTVDKEVPRLGMTHMRAGSAMIDLISLDGKLGSAGGAGPGREGRNVDHFCITVQPFDEAAIRAHLATHGATPFAPGDRYGANGDGFSFYLHDPEGNTVELKGA
- a CDS encoding trypsin-like peptidase domain-containing protein, whose product is MRRRISCPFVSSRLLTVLLLLALTPLSAGADEDPVGPWLQARMREHAAWFSYSGTGEGRPGAMDLWRERPAGAPGLPNFTPPTSLAPLIRAVEAGVVNITTVSPRESGLSGMKRSTGSGFVLTPEGLVVTNSHVVSGANKIAVRLSDGREFSAEVVGRDASTDVALLRLSGSDLGNLPALYLGDSDRLEVGDWVVAIGNPFGLDHSVSHGMISAKERVLGVGQFDDFIQTDALINPGNSGGPLFNMKGEVVGVNTAVISQGQGIGFAVPINLVKDLLPNLRENGKLERGWLGVVINDDRDRGERRAPMVKDVFRDSPADAAGIRSGDKLVAVNGRAIGSYLQLLRKVALLAPGTEARLTLLRGGVTQEVSVRLVARPKQEATEGLVRHAPSDEDLGLTLRDLTPEVASPMGQEAWSGALVAAVVPRSPADEAGIRLGDVVMEVNRKRVKDAAGVRAALAKGSSGASLLLRVKRGDSLQYVAISR
- a CDS encoding DUF6066 family protein, coding for MSRFLVALAAVLLPTLALADVDPRFAKLRDESEPLGGLGAFLEKYVGACEGALVDPQCKAQAEAFRKKYQGKQLYMIVTEDDANMLAPGPYSPATGEYTINITPFFPGGRYAMTHGTPKKTDANGNPVMPLLTVTGTLPEGWNIQMFSRMFSMRGVRAQVVFTPQSVWSLPKKGGGKNYGVTARIDGLLVSEGRTGGQLGLWLNGKDANARR
- a CDS encoding PilZ domain-containing protein, which encodes MFERPQERRSHLRFDKVFTVYLSTNDGMMRGVGRNISARGMFVEVRDAVGLGEKLKVTFAGEDGTEMTCLCEVRYQVALAFGRKDGREGSSRGVGLRIVAYETHDDAPLLLVDRERVMH